A genomic region of Cannabis sativa cultivar Pink pepper isolate KNU-18-1 chromosome 1, ASM2916894v1, whole genome shotgun sequence contains the following coding sequences:
- the LOC115707235 gene encoding heat stress transcription factor C-1, whose product MGMEATTSNNVIAPFVMKTYQMVNDPMTDSLISWGHANNSFIVIEPLDFSQKILPAFFKHNNFSSFVRQLNTYGFRKVDPDRWEFANEWFLRGQKHLLKNITRKKHCNNNSGSSSTNTTTTTSNRGVISHTTFSASKQLDPTELDDEEIVMEITRLKEEQRTLEEELQGMTKRLETTERRPQQMMAFLYKVVEDPDILPRMMTQNKNHLTEKKRRLAISSATTSSNSSGGGAATAPTTAAGTSTNNSLKTEDEDDVVASEAGFELDSFYNFNQSSSSSPEYPPQPRWGAQRPARFISQEGFYNGYPGNSQNPISAVSVSRVPESMAAMASSSMPAPARFVSGYGNGSSSNSNSNSGQLGYFTGVVAGMESSDPAPPPYPFSLFGGGF is encoded by the exons ATGGGTATGGAGGCGACGACGAGCAACAACGTCATCGCACCGTTCGTTATGAAGACTTATCAGATGGTCAATGATCCGATGACGGACAGTCTGATCTCTTGGGGTCACGCCAATAACAGCTTCATAGTCATCGAACCTTTAGATTTTTCTCAGAAAATTTTACCTGCTTTTTTCAAGCACAACAATTTCTCCAGCTTTGTTCGCCAGCTCAATACTTAC GGGTTTCGAAAGGTCGATCCAGATAGATGGGAATTCGCGAATGAATGGTTTCTTCGAGGCCAAAAGCATTTACTAAAGAATATCACGAGAAAAAAGCACTGTAATAATAACAGTGGAAGTAGTAGTACtaacaccaccaccaccaccagtaACCGGGGAGTAATTTCCCACACTACTTTCTCAGCTTCCAAACAGCTTGACCCGACAGAACTTGACGATGAAGAGATAGTCATGGAGATAACAAGGCTTAAGGAAGAACAGAGAACTTTAGAGGAAGAGCTTCAGGGGATGACGAAGCGACTCGAGACCACTGAAAGACGACCCCAACAGATGATGGCCTTTCTCTATAAGGTCGTTGAGGACCCTGATATTCTCCCTCGTATGATGACCCAGAACAAAAACCACCTCACCGAAAAGAAACGACGCCTAGCAATATCCTCTGCCACGACCTCTTCTAATTCCTCCGGAGGCGGCGCCGCTACTGCCCCCACTACTGCCGCCGGGACGAGTACTAACAACTCGCTCAAGACCGAGGACGAAGACGACGTCGTTGCAAGCGAGGCAGGTTTCGAATTGGACAGCTTTTATAATTTTAACCAGTCTTCATCTTCATCGCCGGAGTATCCACCGCAGCCGAGATGGGGTGCCCAGCGGCCAGCCCGGTTTATTTCTCAAGAGGGTTTTTATAATGGTTACCCCGGGAATAGCCAAAACCCGATATCGGCCGTTTCAGTAAGTAGGGTACCGGAATCCATGGCGGCGATGGCGTCATCATCTATGCCGGCTCCGGCGAGATTTGTTTCTGGATATGGGAATGGTAGTAGTAGTAATAGTAATAGCAATAGTGGGCAATTAGGTTATTTTACAGGAGTAGTGGCTGGGATGGAATCCAGTGATCCAGCTCCACCGCCTTATCCATTTTCATTGTTTGGAGGTGGTTTTTAA